In Pyrus communis chromosome 15, drPyrComm1.1, whole genome shotgun sequence, the genomic stretch ATATTCCTTAATGCCTTCCATAGGTCTAATGGATCTTCAACCGTTAGGTACTTGCTCTTCAATCCTTCAAGGTGGCAACGGATAAAAATCATGGCCTTCGCTCGATCTTGAGATGATGCATTTTTATCCTCCTTGATGGTGTCTCCAAGGTTTCCTTcctccagatggatcttggCATCCACTACCTTAGTAAAGTAGTTTTTCCCAATGATTTCAAGGGCAACAATATCAAGTTTTGGCAAGTTTGCCATTATCTTTTTCTGAAcgaaaaatgagatgtgtaagaacttgtaaTAATATGTATTCTGGAGGAATATAGTGTTaaaacttctggttcttacaaatttttcattttaatcttcaggccaaaatgataagcacttgAAACTTCAGGCTCAAGATTTCCATAATTtagacattaattaaaaaattattaggtaATTAGTAATAGTCAATACACAAACACTGCTATCAGTATTAACTACTACCACcaggaagaaagaaaagtaaTGAGGaaggcgattgtaccgcactaCTCTCATTGAAAGAATATAGCGTAGTATGGGCATAGTTAGTAATACTTAACACACAAGCATTGCTATCATTATTGAGTACTACTaccaagaagaaagaaaactaatgaggaaggcgattataccgcaccactcTCATTGAAAGAATAAAACATAGGATAaacgattataccgcaccacttaagtagcaggaaaatttaaatatgcaataTAGGATGAGCGATTATATCGTACCACCTAAAgttgcaataaaattaaatctaCAGTTTAAGATGCACGATTGTACTGCACCATCTAAAATtacagtaaaattaacataaataaacactgggttagtaatcaGGAGCTacacaaaacaagaaatcaaaagtATAAGGAATTGTTATATTGAGAACTAGGAGAAGGTATGGTGCTAGCAGTTCTTGGCAAGAGTACATCAAGTAGGTGAggcaaaggaggaagaagaatagtAAGATCCTTATAGGAAGCATTTTTCGGTGAAGGGAAATGAGAACTAGTTAAGGTTAGAGAGTTGTGTAAATAACGTgtaataaataggcaaaagtgaGAGTGATAAATGTAAACACGAAAATCTTACGATAAATGACAAGAGAACATGTGTACAAAGAATATTTGTATTAATGTAATTTAGGGTTGCAATCTCTTTACAACTTGATTCTTTGATTCGATCTCCGAAATGTAAGGTGGGTAACGTTCTTAATCCAAGGGttgcgatgacttgatcttggatgaatggATGCTGCAAGGTTTTGGCTCTTGGCAATGGAGGAACTGGCACGCGTAGGGGTGCTTGGTGGTTCTTCATGAGTTTAACGAAGAACGCGGAGGGTTTTCCAAGTCTTCTTGAGTGTTTGAGTGCTTGAGGGGTTTGAGTGCTTCAGAGCTTTAGAATTTCAAAGCTTCAGCATCTGGGCATGAATGATTTTTTGGacctttttctttgtcttggagcCTCCCATTTATAGACTTTCCAAGCCTTAACTACGGATGAATTTGGCCTTAATTGTAGGCTTGATTAATTGATGAAAGAACTAAGACTCGATTTGTGGGCCAGTTCGTGATTTGACTCCAtaaattaacatttgatttaattaaattaaaattaaataattcctTTCCGCTTAACATGGGTCCTTCTTGATGACTCGTCCGATATTGATGAATCacatgccatgtgtacaatttgtgagGCACATGGAACATATCACATAAGCCCACGTAAGCCCTTATATCCAAATTTAGTCTTTCTTAAGTCTTCCTCACTTTTCATCTTTGGCAAAAACATGTGGGCATTCATTCCCCCAACTTTTACAACATGGTGTTTAATATTCAAACGCTTGCTTGTGATTTCCACAAAATTTTTGTTGTGGATGCTTTGTAACAACCTGTCTCGAGATTTACGCAATTTTCgtattttcactttggttgggtttcttttgtttaaaataatggtttttgggtcttaattggtgagcccaaggggcccatCCCCTGTTTTGTTCCcggttccctttcccttttcttttatttttttctgaaaagtctCACTCTTCTCCTTCACACTCTCTTCTCTACCCGTACTCTCTCCCTCTGTTACTCCCCCTCGGTGCTCTTCTCTCcgacaagaacacacacacacacacacacacacacccaaacatacatacacacaGCCATCAGGAGGACTTcaccatcatcttcatcatctgaGCTTCACCTTTCTCTCCCTCACCTTCAATATCCATCTCGGCACTATGCACAATCACTATGCATGAGATTTCTGACGAGGTAAGTGCAGAGCACACCTAAATCTCCTTAGATCGCGCTTGTTATTGTGTTAGATAGTGTTTGAGTTGTTATGGTACGGTTTAAACACCAAAGTAACTCGGGAAAGCGTTTTCCAAATTTTCCGACGAggagcaccgcccctttcgaggaaatttccggccaaaccatgaCAAGTTGGCCGGcatgcaaggtatcaatctcttcatctcattaagtactacaactttcctttttgaatcacttgatttcgttgagtattgacaaagttatggacGTTCAAAGTTTGTCTAAATTCTGGCCTTCTTCTCGGTCGTGAAACCCAGCCCAAGAAACCTCCCAGGCCTTCTGGCCTTTCctgccaagcccaaaaccctaggcagcccaacccaacccttttatttctttttattttgttaacttAACGGCCTTTGGGTCATTTTCCCTTTAGGGTCTTAGGCCCGTGCATTCTAAAACCCaaacccaagtccaaaccctttAGGCCCAACCCTGTCCAACCCAAAACCCTTAACCCGGATCCattgactttgaccgttgactttttgggttttcatgcAGGACctttcctaggctaatttcaacGTCCTGAACCtgtttccgatgtccgttttcccaaattcaatcgtttgagtagagtttgactaagtgtaccctttatgtgcttaggggcaacTTAACTATGGTGTTTCCATCTTCGCTAGTTGCATGGCTCTTCGGCAGCTAAGtattgtgagtggaccccttctaaaaatgcatgttttgatagtagaaatgcatacatgaaaagcatgatttgatgactatgttttatgaaacgttttatgagataacatgcttactgaggctagtttgaattattactatttttcctataacccgtgttcttgtagaatatctgatggatgacaatatgatatttagaacttGTTTAGAACatctctttatagtatagatgatggatgactttatactatgaagttgcttttcaatatctgtatgttcaatggttttgtacttacctagtggtcttTTCCACTAcaggacgtagggatagattgCGGTCtgtcccgggcgacggtttggtgttggcatagggcctggagtgtgttttctcTGGCTATTAGCACATGGACGGGGAGCCCGCATGGGGCTTGGggttatcggacattcactagtgattattatatatacaaattatgatttgagacatggCACatcatgctaggtttcggagaacctatgtttatcataatatatatgtgttttcataacacctgggggttagtactgataggagcatatttatgcgacttaaatggcttgttctcgtacatttatgttatgtttctttagttagtttagtcctttatgcttcttttgtgtgttttcaggataataagacgtgtttgacgaaaggatgcattgtggagtgttttggagcactaattgggctaaggatggatagcttatgcttggagcccaagtgttggatgaaattgaaggccttgtatgcacttgaggacacaaaacaatggccctaacccaattacattcaccttgccttgggcttaacacaaacaccattccttgccatgcaagggggagcaatttgggtccatttcatgtacttaaaccctagcccaatccacaatcacttcaaagccatgcaaaacctttcaacatcctttaatcatttccctttaagttatgattttatttcctaaccctacatgcattatttattagcatcttcacatgcattcacacacacttcacacaaacaaacaactcaaaaccgtgagctcccattcccttatgccattttcagatttccacccactaacctagtcatcaacacatgctttcccttcacattcacccacatgcactcccactctttaatcatatgcactcccatcataattccaccaccaattcagccacaaaacattatcattgcaccacattcaaccactccacatccctcactaAAGAATCATTCAActcatgcatccataatcaattctccaacctttgccgtggccttcattcccatttccaacatcttcacatgcatttccagctttcacatgtcttcacattcatttccaaacaagcattcattctttattccacatacactcatcatcacacaccctAGCTATCATTCatatccattccacatgcattctccatcattcctccacacaaacaccttaaacaaatagccatatacacctccactcctcctataaatacccttgcattcattcactccagatatcatctcattttcatacacaacacaccacaaacacatccctttctctcttagccgtgagtttctctccattttctgcaccattttctccaccactcctcacctatttccataattccccactccattccacacttccatccccccaaaccaactatccttagaccttatgctacaataaagaggaagagaagagggcctaaacgttcatacaattcaagtttgagttgttggaatgtttaggtgtttctttgatttcaatgtttaaattcaattctctttgttttgtatgaggaactaaacccccctagctaggggggtgattcgaaatatatgtttatgcttgcaatatgatttgattacttttaattacgtttcataagttgtgaattcaatttgtttaactatttgattgatatcctatttatgtatgtttattgagaatgaacgcttaattttcatgcatgaatatgacgctagaatataagtgagtttcacgtaatagttatgaacttatattcacaagtagtggaggttgcttataaacaatcgcgttaaacaaattcttggcataagtttcatgcaatcatagtaacgaatgcctcgtcaacacttatagttttcatgatgcttaatgattcttgcttgtatctctattatgcaattcatgtagggaacttgtgaggaatgctttgggttgtcgtatgcaatcatccaattcattaacttaaggaaaacttgacggttaatttaagcggacctaattaacccggggtgttgagaattcatggtttgttgaaatgcaattggaaatcattttattatgcaagtgtaacatgtatggagatgaaccccttagctagccataccatccattcatttccgtcaatttcatatttacaatttgttttctttacaatctatccattttagtttaaattcgtccaaaatcaatccccccatatttcgtttaagtcttagtcttaatcttttttatttttagttttgaattcttcgagtttagtatagcattttagtttgtgtttttaaaagcattttgagtcttttgatttgttttagtgttttaaagtttagttttacattctttgagtctagtttagtgttttatattatgtttttacgtttttaagtcaaatccaagtgattaacaatccctcctaatccccggtccagaacgatccctacttatacttatactacaaatcgacaaaaagagggtttaatttgtgcgcgtataattcacgtATCAAGTACGTTGATAACATttcattatatatacatatcaatttggtccactcatgtttgttttgcgcccccttcaggacttagaatcgaggcatacaatcccgacgtcaaggcatttccgcatcggcatcttcgagtcctctagGCGTAGGAcccattcttttattcattcaattttatattatttcttttagtgttctagttagttatatgctctgaacacgttcctttAGTGCTTATTCttcataattaaatttataagttttatttattcctttttctcagcatttgcattcaataaatggctttcgtcactctcgggtgtcgaccagcacgtgcctatcctgatATTCGGAGAATATCAGGATCGGGGCGTATCATGCTTTGCATTCGGTTTCTAAAAAATGTGGTTTTGGGGATTGGCTAGCTTTTGTTGCTTTTTCGACTTCTCTTTGCTCATttccttagaccatctccaacccttggggataaagcttataaatttaaattagaaaattttaaaCCATAACCCATAAActgtttttctcctccaaccctCACGGCTTAAAAGTTTAAcccgagattattaaataatgattttagcctaactttttttttttcaataacttttttgaaaataaaattatgtaaattatcctaattattttattaacattttaatctaaaaatatttaaattccgataagtaattaaaaaacatacaaatacataggtatttataaagtttttaagttaaatttgattacatatttttcttaaattgtttttgtcacatcccgccccgggagggaccatttcccgggcccactccaccaccgtagcacgatattgtccgctttgggccctgaccacaccctcacggttttgtttctaggaactcacacgagaacttcctgatgggtcacccatcctgagaatgctctcgcgcgttactcgcttaacttcggagttccgatggaacccgaagccagtgagctcccaaaaggcctcgtgctaggtagagatgggaatatacatataaggatcactcccctagatgatgtgggatgtcacaatccaccccctttaggggcccgacgtcctcgtcggcacaccacgaccagggttaggctttgataccaaattgtcacatcccggcccagggcggataACTTCCCagccccgctccaccaccgtagcacgatattgtccactttgggccccgaccacgccctcacggttttgtttctaggaactcacacgagaactttccaatgggtcacccatcctaggagtgctctggcgcgctactcgcttaacttcggagttccgatgaaacccgaagtcagtgagctcccaaaagcctcgtgctaggtagagatgagaatatacatataaggatcactcccttgggcgatgtgggatgtcacagttttagacattagatttaattttgggccGCCAAATcctttttttaccattagatttgatcttATTTGATCATAGCCAttagattgtaagtaaaaaacaaaaaaatgttgaaatatGGCAGTTTGGTGGGTCCAAAATAATTTAAGCAGGTTTAAATTCTTGGAGGGTGTGAGGAATCTAGCCCAGAGATATATTTTCTCCCCATGACTTATTTTAGTCCAATAGGTGGAGGACTGGGGGATTTTAAAGCTTATATTTTAAGCTTTATTCCATAAATTGAAGATGATCTTAGAATAGAATATTATTGATATATATAGAAAAAGAATATCACATTTATATATTGTATTAGGTTGGTCTGTTATTGCCTACAATTGATGTCCAATAAAGCCCATTTTTGAAATTATGGATCCAACATAAGATTTCCTGCCCACGACCGTGCGTGCATAAAGTCGTGTTTTTAAATCAAAATCCATTGCTTTTAATATTTAgagattaaaatatttataaaattaaattacgatagtttatataattttattttaaaaaaatttaatttaaaaaaaaaataacttaagttcattatttaataattctgGGTTAAAATTTTAAGGTAGAATAATTGAAGCAGTAAAACTTTTTCTGgactaaaacttaaattttttaggttaaatatttttaggttttaagttagggttagagatggccttatATTTCCCGGCATTTAATGGCCGTTGTCTCTCCTCCTCCATAATCTCCAATTTCCACGAGTGGCATGGTTTCTCTCACGATTTCTGTACCAACAACAAGATTAAAGGGAAGGTTTCAATCTTATCCACCTTACCTTTGTTATTTCCGATTAAACCTTCTCGAATGGTTGGTTGTTCGAGTCATCTGTGAAGACAATAAACTTGCACGCCATCTGTTTGATTTATTGTCTCAACGAAGTCATTGTCCTCTTGCTGTTGCAGTTTAATTTCGGAGTGCCGGCTTGAAGTGTAATTTAGAGAGTACATTTTTTTGCAGCGAACAATGACCTGTAGACATATAGAGAAGTTTATCTACGGTGCAAAGCATCTAATGGCTAAGCGAAATGGAGCGTTGCATGTGAATGTGAAGCTGTTTCATTGGTCGGAGGAGTCTCGTGAAGAGCCTTTGCCCCCAGAGTGGTATCAGAGGGCATTCCCGAAGTTGACAAAATTAACCCAGTTGTTAAAAAATGTTGACTTGATTGATGGAAGGCTCGTCAATGTCAGTGATGATTCGATTATCATTGATGATCGTACTGAAAAGAGAATGCTTACTTTCAAGTCACTTGCCAGGGTCTTTATTGGAGCTCCATTAGTACAGAAAGAGCTGAGGAATAATGTGGCGGCATTGTCAGGAGGTAGAATCTATAATCCGTTTGTGTGTTTTGGTACACCTAGTGAAAGGGAGCCCATGATTGTGAATTCACTCTCAGTAGTAGGTGGCTTTCTGAACATCTCTGCCCAACAAAGGCAGTCGGTGCGTGTCACAATATCCCCACAGGTCACCCAACATCGCATATGGACAGGGATGCTCGAGGAGGtactcaatggattgaaatccGAGTTGGATTATCTAGATTATCAGTACCCAAGCAATGGGATAAAAATGGGGCAGCAGATAGTTTCTAGCTGTCTAAAGTTCTTGGCCGACACATCCACCTCCATTTCATATGAAAACGACTTCTCTTCATGGACACGCCTTGTGCCTGCCAAAGTTATTGACTCTTCTGGCTTGCAAAAATGGGAAGATGTTCTTGAGATGTTCAACGACCTCAttgattggttgaaaaatgaaaggAGGTTACTTACTTCCATAGAA encodes the following:
- the LOC137717043 gene encoding uncharacterized protein, which produces MTCRHIEKFIYGAKHLMAKRNGALHVNVKLFHWSEESREEPLPPEWYQRAFPKLTKLTQLLKNVDLIDGRLVNVSDDSIIIDDRTEKRMLTFKSLARVFIGAPLVQKELRNNVAALSGGRIYNPFVCFGTPSEREPMIVNSLSVVGGFLNISAQQRQSVRVTISPQVTQHRIWTGMLEEVLNGLKSELDYLDYQYPSNGIKMGQQIVSSCLKFLADTSTSISYENDFSSWTRLVPAKVIDSSGLQKWEDVLEMFNDLIDWLKNERRLLTSIEKIEVMKEGLSQIKDVLTDRSIGHKEVRHQESLVQKKLTKTLGHSSKCLFTLLLYYLYGRVRDIEVDIRGGIYSRGSGDDFYLCMGRIVTSDEEEMVWSGVRQLDRALGLFKFVWETAGMKGALQLQGHVWCVGTEGRVLTYRGNTFFVHGIHV